From Planococcus halocryophilus, the proteins below share one genomic window:
- a CDS encoding TraR/DksA C4-type zinc finger protein, whose protein sequence is MTDSQLNQLKKQLEEQAASLEERVEQTEEFESTELSHYDNHPADNATELYDQERDLAMEQFKEGELEKTKAALAAIEEGTYGKCAVCGKDIPFERLEALPTALTCIDHADQEPDLESRPSEEDVLQASTKQPVEKEDGAIRDYEDSFEDVEDFGSSDTPQDQPNEDPQKFFKDEN, encoded by the coding sequence ATGACAGATAGCCAATTAAATCAATTAAAAAAACAATTAGAAGAACAAGCAGCATCATTAGAAGAACGGGTTGAGCAAACAGAAGAGTTTGAGTCAACTGAGCTTTCCCATTATGATAATCATCCAGCTGATAATGCAACCGAGTTATACGACCAAGAACGTGACTTAGCGATGGAGCAATTTAAAGAAGGTGAACTGGAAAAAACAAAAGCAGCGCTGGCGGCAATTGAAGAAGGTACTTATGGAAAGTGTGCGGTTTGCGGTAAGGACATTCCGTTCGAACGGTTGGAGGCATTGCCAACAGCGCTTACATGTATCGACCATGCCGACCAAGAACCTGATTTGGAAAGCCGTCCATCAGAAGAAGATGTTCTGCAAGCTTCTACAAAGCAACCCGTTGAAAAAGAAGACGGTGCTATTCGTGATTACGAAGATAGCTTTGAAGATGTAGAGGATTTCGGCTCATCAGATACGCCACAAGATCAGCCAAATGAAGATCCACAGAAATTTTTTAAAGACGAAAACTAA
- a CDS encoding DUF4440 domain-containing protein: MSTLEKEIYALECSHLKPDVRVSAEKIGDVLDVEFFEFGSSGGAFKRVDYNGDHPLNPDPMEIKFFTIHELGPAAVLTTYQVHNHKTGRLTNRSSVWKKRSNGWKLFFHQGTVSNGDVFE; encoded by the coding sequence ATGAGTACGTTAGAAAAAGAGATATATGCTTTAGAATGCAGTCATTTAAAGCCAGATGTCCGAGTTTCTGCTGAAAAAATTGGAGATGTATTAGACGTTGAATTTTTTGAGTTTGGCAGTTCAGGTGGCGCCTTCAAACGAGTAGATTACAATGGCGATCATCCATTAAATCCAGATCCGATGGAAATTAAGTTTTTCACTATACATGAATTAGGACCAGCCGCTGTTTTGACGACTTACCAAGTACATAATCACAAAACAGGAAGACTGACGAATCGAAGTTCAGTATGGAAAAAAAGATCTAATGGATGGAAGTTATTTTTTCATCAAGGAACGGTTTCGAATGGAGACGTGTTTGAATAA
- a CDS encoding thiol-disulfide oxidoreductase DCC family protein, translating to MEHAIVLFDGDCNFCDSSVQFIINHDPAGYYQFASLQSEIGKELSNKHNVPDDVDSLVLIKDGQAYVKSEGALMISNHLTGLWKLAHYLKPFPRALRDGAYDVIAKNRYKVFGKLDSCMLPPPHIRKRFLDK from the coding sequence ATGGAACACGCCATCGTATTATTTGATGGAGATTGTAATTTTTGTGATTCGAGCGTTCAATTTATCATAAATCATGATCCGGCAGGCTATTATCAATTTGCTTCACTGCAAAGTGAAATCGGCAAAGAGCTTTCTAACAAGCACAATGTGCCGGATGATGTAGACAGTTTAGTGTTGATAAAAGACGGTCAAGCTTATGTGAAATCTGAAGGGGCTTTAATGATTTCAAATCACTTAACGGGACTTTGGAAACTAGCGCATTACTTGAAGCCTTTTCCTCGAGCACTGCGAGACGGAGCGTATGATGTCATCGCCAAAAATCGTTACAAAGTGTTTGGGAAACTAGATAGTTGCATGTTGCCACCGCCTCACATTCGAAAACGATTTTTGGATAAGTAA
- a CDS encoding STAS domain-containing protein — translation MHNTKPMKNFGDFDEAATYILQLLSKQIGINSLFIAKNDGQINNILKVHNTNKKLVEEGSSMPLIQSYCSLSINHGASPLIIDDVSKNELTRSMEITKNYGQGTFVGVPVYYSDNTIYGTICGLDDQYHKLSEEDLYTFEVMSTLLTYVLELEKANQQIQTLTAPIVPITKGVAIVPVIGEITAARAEVIIKHILEKCSNEHMDYLIIDVSGIVQINTVVGEYLLKLVGILKIIGVTPVITGIQPFMALKVPHFAAALKDVLIEANLEAALKKLGFVLIKECKEKPDFR, via the coding sequence ATGCACAATACTAAACCGATGAAGAATTTTGGTGATTTTGATGAAGCAGCAACGTATATTTTGCAGTTGTTAAGCAAACAAATCGGTATCAATTCTTTGTTTATTGCTAAAAATGATGGACAGATAAATAATATCCTTAAAGTACATAATACTAACAAGAAACTTGTAGAAGAAGGTAGTTCGATGCCTCTTATTCAGTCGTATTGTAGTTTGAGTATCAATCATGGTGCATCTCCATTAATTATAGACGATGTTTCAAAAAACGAATTAACCCGTAGTATGGAAATCACTAAAAATTACGGACAAGGCACATTTGTAGGTGTTCCAGTTTATTATAGCGATAACACAATATATGGAACGATTTGTGGATTAGACGATCAATATCACAAACTTTCCGAGGAAGATCTTTATACTTTTGAAGTGATGTCGACATTATTGACCTATGTGTTGGAACTTGAAAAAGCCAATCAACAAATCCAAACATTGACTGCGCCGATTGTTCCGATAACCAAAGGTGTAGCAATCGTGCCCGTGATTGGTGAAATTACAGCTGCTCGAGCAGAAGTTATTATTAAACACATACTTGAAAAATGTAGTAATGAGCATATGGACTATTTAATTATCGATGTTTCGGGAATAGTGCAAATCAATACTGTCGTTGGGGAATACTTGCTAAAGCTTGTCGGTATTTTAAAAATAATAGGGGTGACGCCAGTTATTACAGGTATTCAACCTTTTATGGCATTAAAGGTTCCGCATTTTGCGGCAGCTTTAAAAGATGTATTGATAGAAGCAAACCTCGAAGCAGCATTAAAAAAACTTGGATTTGTATTAATAAAAGAATGCAAAGAAAAACCAGACTTTCGTTGA
- a CDS encoding metallophosphoesterase family protein — protein MKNIVIVSDTHIPFRAKKLPQQLVEACEKADFIIHAGDWQTLDVYHELAAYAEIDGVTGNVDPWDILEKFGRKKIFTFGQLKIGVVHGDSDRKPTEQQAFDTFVNDDVDIIVFGHSHIPVMREVDGVTLFNPGSPTDKRRQAQFSFGLLEIGDTWELKHVFFDKES, from the coding sequence ATGAAGAACATTGTTATTGTTTCAGATACCCATATTCCATTCCGCGCCAAAAAACTGCCACAACAATTAGTTGAAGCATGCGAAAAAGCAGATTTTATTATCCATGCGGGGGATTGGCAAACACTGGACGTTTATCACGAACTGGCTGCATACGCTGAAATTGATGGAGTCACCGGTAATGTTGATCCCTGGGATATTTTAGAAAAATTCGGACGCAAAAAGATTTTCACATTTGGCCAATTAAAAATCGGCGTCGTTCACGGAGATAGTGACCGAAAGCCTACTGAACAACAAGCTTTTGATACATTTGTTAACGACGATGTTGACATTATTGTCTTTGGACATTCTCATATCCCTGTAATGAGAGAAGTCGATGGTGTCACATTGTTCAATCCAGGTTCACCTACTGATAAACGTCGACAAGCACAATTTTCATTTGGCTTGTTGGAAATCGGCGACACTTGGGAACTCAAACATGTCTTTTTTGATAAAGAAAGCTAG
- a CDS encoding cell wall hydrolase, giving the protein MKKLKVLVFALFTMLFLGFSQTTAEAHAPNLHVGVSGEDVKELQTKLKKLGYFNTSATGYYGPVTKNAVIEFQRDFNVSATGFTGPLTRARLAEVDMMAHVVNGEARGESYTGQVAVAAVILNRIDSSKFPNNTYNVIFQRNAFTAVNDGQFNYQPNASAYQAVKTAVKGSDPSLGATYYYNPRGVTDTWIFSRTTITKIGKHVFAK; this is encoded by the coding sequence ATGAAAAAATTAAAAGTATTGGTATTTGCTTTATTTACAATGTTATTTCTAGGGTTTTCTCAAACCACTGCTGAAGCGCATGCACCAAATTTACATGTAGGGGTGTCTGGAGAAGATGTAAAAGAACTTCAAACTAAATTGAAAAAATTGGGTTACTTCAATACATCAGCTACTGGTTATTATGGGCCAGTAACTAAAAATGCAGTGATCGAATTTCAGCGTGACTTTAATGTATCAGCTACGGGCTTCACGGGTCCTTTAACACGCGCAAGACTTGCGGAAGTTGATATGATGGCACATGTTGTAAACGGAGAAGCACGAGGAGAAAGTTATACAGGACAAGTAGCAGTAGCAGCTGTCATTTTGAACCGTATCGATTCGTCTAAATTCCCGAACAATACATACAATGTTATTTTTCAGCGCAATGCATTTACGGCTGTAAATGATGGCCAATTCAACTACCAGCCAAACGCTTCGGCTTATCAAGCTGTAAAGACTGCTGTTAAAGGATCAGATCCTTCTTTAGGAGCAACTTATTATTACAATCCAAGAGGCGTTACAGATACTTGGATTTTCTCACGTACAACGATTACCAAAATCGGCAAACATGTATTTGCAAAATAA
- the trpE gene encoding anthranilate synthase component I has product MSKEMKTRKIDGDSLTPIAVFNRLTGERKCLLESSLKTSMTGRYSFIGANPTVGYIGQGQQLREVDFQTGTENIHEGKPLELIKKLMPRYDAEVEGLPFTGGALGYIGYDAIQVYEPIKAPKKDSLQMPDIHLQIYETIVVFDHVKNDVTILSFEDKLDEIEQQLAVPENSETTDQQSLQFYSKTSDAFFRNQVEQAKDHIRKGDVFQLVLSQRLSASYKGDAFTLYRKLRKQNPSPYQFFIDFDGYAVVGASPESLLTIRDSHMITNPIAGTRKRGKTDSEDNRLAEELAGDEKEQAEHKMLVDLSRNDVGRVAQIGTVDVPKYMVIEKYQHVMHLVSEVTGELDPKMHPLDALVSCLPAGTVSGAPKVRAMQLIQEFEEERRGVYGGAIGYLGFNGNLDVALAIRTFVVKDEMVHVQAGAGIVFDSDPQAEYEETLHKARSLTEVFG; this is encoded by the coding sequence ATGAGTAAAGAAATGAAGACGAGAAAAATTGATGGGGATTCGTTAACACCCATTGCTGTGTTTAATCGATTAACAGGAGAACGCAAATGCTTGCTTGAAAGTTCATTAAAGACCAGTATGACAGGTCGTTATTCTTTTATTGGAGCAAACCCGACGGTCGGTTATATCGGACAGGGCCAACAATTACGAGAAGTTGATTTTCAGACAGGTACCGAAAACATACATGAAGGAAAACCGTTGGAACTTATCAAGAAATTAATGCCGCGTTATGACGCGGAAGTAGAGGGGCTTCCTTTTACAGGTGGAGCTCTTGGCTATATTGGGTATGATGCGATTCAAGTTTATGAACCAATTAAAGCGCCAAAAAAAGACAGTCTTCAAATGCCGGATATCCATCTGCAGATTTACGAGACGATTGTAGTATTTGATCACGTAAAAAATGATGTGACCATTTTATCGTTTGAAGATAAGTTAGATGAAATTGAGCAGCAATTAGCTGTTCCTGAAAATTCGGAGACAACAGACCAACAATCACTGCAATTCTATTCCAAAACGAGCGATGCTTTTTTCCGCAACCAAGTAGAGCAAGCAAAAGATCACATCCGTAAAGGTGATGTTTTTCAATTGGTATTGTCGCAGCGCTTGTCTGCCAGTTACAAAGGAGATGCTTTTACACTGTACCGTAAATTGCGTAAGCAAAATCCATCGCCTTATCAATTTTTCATTGATTTCGATGGATATGCAGTGGTCGGAGCTTCACCAGAAAGCCTCTTGACGATACGTGATAGTCATATGATTACAAATCCGATTGCCGGCACACGTAAACGTGGAAAAACGGATAGTGAAGACAATCGTTTAGCAGAAGAGCTGGCTGGCGATGAGAAAGAACAAGCTGAGCATAAAATGCTTGTAGATCTCAGCCGTAACGATGTAGGGCGCGTCGCGCAAATTGGAACGGTAGACGTACCAAAGTATATGGTCATTGAGAAATATCAACATGTGATGCACCTGGTGTCAGAAGTAACAGGAGAACTCGACCCGAAGATGCACCCACTCGATGCATTGGTATCGTGTTTACCTGCTGGCACGGTTTCAGGAGCTCCTAAAGTTCGCGCCATGCAATTGATACAGGAGTTTGAAGAAGAGCGCAGAGGTGTTTACGGTGGGGCTATCGGTTATTTAGGGTTTAATGGAAATCTTGATGTGGCACTCGCCATTCGGACCTTTGTCGTTAAAGATGAAATGGTTCATGTTCAAGCAGGAGCAGGCATTGTGTTTGACTCAGACCCGCAAGCAGAATATGAGGAAACTCTTCACAAAGCGCGTTCACTTACGGAGGTGTTCGGATGA
- a CDS encoding anthranilate synthase component II — translation MILLIDHYDSFTYNIYQAVAAMDVEVEVVRYGVLTLDEIKGKNPQAIILSPGPGHPRELPESIELIQELYTSVPILGICLGQQLIGAAFGGNVVEAPFIRHGKVSDVSHSQQGLFKNMPLPLPVMRYHSLVLEPETLASCLEVQSKALDDDTIMAVKHKEYPVYGIQFHPESIGTPDGVELMKEFIVQSRQEATNQR, via the coding sequence ATGATTTTATTAATCGATCACTATGACTCGTTTACGTATAATATTTATCAAGCTGTCGCTGCAATGGACGTCGAAGTGGAAGTAGTGCGTTATGGTGTTTTAACACTCGATGAAATTAAAGGAAAAAATCCTCAAGCAATTATTCTATCGCCAGGGCCTGGCCACCCGCGAGAATTGCCCGAATCGATTGAGCTAATTCAAGAATTGTACACGTCTGTTCCAATTTTGGGGATTTGTCTGGGTCAACAATTAATTGGAGCTGCTTTTGGCGGGAACGTTGTTGAAGCACCGTTTATCCGCCATGGCAAAGTATCGGATGTATCGCATAGTCAACAAGGATTGTTTAAAAATATGCCGTTGCCACTACCAGTCATGCGCTACCATTCACTTGTGTTAGAGCCGGAAACATTGGCTAGTTGTTTAGAAGTCCAATCAAAAGCACTCGATGACGATACCATTATGGCCGTAAAACACAAGGAATACCCGGTATACGGAATTCAATTTCACCCGGAATCCATCGGTACGCCAGACGGAGTCGAATTGATGAAAGAATTTATTGTACAAAGTCGTCAAGAAGCGACGAATCAGCGATAG
- a CDS encoding dimethylarginine dimethylaminohydrolase family protein: MATTTKESLSAHSQSEYDPLRRVLLCPPRFMEIKDVINDVQKRYKDENIDVDKALHQHSTFVQALIENGVHTDLIEPTEKYPEQVFTRDIGFTIGDTVFISEMASDIRQGEEQELEKWMETHHVNFKRLAGHRIEGGDVIIDRDTVFIGVSSRTSKKAIQKLQAELRDFEIVPISFNEKYLHLDCVFNILSPTEALIFPEALDAATVRMLAERYTLIRVNEKEQFALGTNVLSIGDRKVFSQPQNVQVNKHLTARGFHVIEVDYSEIIKSGGAFRCCTMPLIRS, encoded by the coding sequence ATGGCTACAACAACAAAAGAAAGTTTATCCGCTCACAGCCAAAGTGAATACGATCCGCTCCGACGGGTTTTGTTATGTCCCCCTCGTTTTATGGAAATAAAAGATGTCATCAATGATGTTCAAAAAAGATACAAAGATGAAAATATTGATGTAGACAAAGCACTCCATCAACACAGTACATTTGTTCAAGCATTAATCGAAAATGGCGTTCACACAGATTTGATTGAGCCAACGGAGAAGTATCCTGAACAAGTTTTCACACGTGACATCGGCTTTACCATTGGTGATACGGTATTCATAAGTGAAATGGCTTCTGATATTCGCCAAGGTGAAGAACAAGAGCTTGAAAAGTGGATGGAAACTCATCACGTTAACTTCAAACGATTAGCGGGTCACAGAATTGAAGGCGGCGACGTCATCATTGACCGAGATACGGTCTTTATTGGGGTTAGTAGTCGAACTTCTAAAAAAGCCATTCAAAAACTGCAAGCCGAACTACGCGATTTCGAAATCGTTCCCATTTCTTTTAATGAAAAATACTTACACTTGGATTGCGTCTTTAATATCTTGTCTCCAACTGAAGCGCTAATTTTCCCGGAAGCACTCGATGCAGCTACGGTTCGCATGCTCGCTGAACGTTATACGTTAATACGCGTTAATGAAAAAGAACAGTTTGCATTGGGTACGAATGTACTATCAATTGGGGATCGAAAAGTGTTCAGTCAACCGCAAAACGTGCAGGTGAACAAGCATTTGACTGCTCGCGGTTTTCACGTCATTGAAGTCGATTATTCTGAAATTATTAAATCCGGCGGCGCTTTTCGTTGCTGCACAATGCCATTAATTCGTTCTTAA
- a CDS encoding GNAT family N-acetyltransferase, which yields MEIIQQNASEDREFIRKKVIEHNMANLAAEVESPIEQMNFIVRNEEGEVVGGLTTTSFWKSLHIDFLWVEPSIRGQRVAEKLMAQVEVYARSKKYRVMIVDTFSFQAPEFYKKQGFAEFGRVNDHPEGHSHHYFEKWLVDPTEIKKQ from the coding sequence GTGGAAATTATTCAACAAAATGCGTCAGAAGACCGTGAGTTTATACGAAAAAAAGTGATTGAACACAACATGGCTAATTTAGCTGCAGAAGTAGAATCTCCAATTGAGCAAATGAATTTTATTGTGCGCAATGAAGAAGGGGAGGTTGTAGGGGGCTTAACGACTACAAGTTTCTGGAAAAGCTTACATATCGATTTTTTATGGGTAGAGCCTTCAATTAGAGGTCAGCGCGTAGCGGAAAAGCTAATGGCTCAAGTCGAAGTTTATGCACGCAGTAAAAAGTACAGAGTGATGATTGTTGATACCTTCAGTTTTCAAGCACCTGAATTTTATAAGAAGCAAGGTTTCGCAGAATTTGGTCGAGTGAACGATCACCCAGAAGGACATAGCCATCATTATTTTGAAAAGTGGCTTGTTGATCCTACTGAGATTAAAAAGCAATAA
- a CDS encoding nucleotide excision repair endonuclease, giving the protein MINIQPPKADVTITQRKQEIIGDEAVIKPLFGFIDLYDIPRDKGGIIQFFNHSGELLFVGKARKLRQRVKKHFEDSVSPLKNHREEVYRITVSFVEDPMEREIYETYLINAHKARYNVDKVFYKDQE; this is encoded by the coding sequence ATGATTAATATTCAACCACCAAAAGCTGATGTGACGATTACACAGCGCAAGCAAGAAATTATAGGTGACGAAGCTGTCATTAAACCATTATTCGGCTTTATCGATTTGTACGATATTCCACGCGATAAAGGCGGCATTATTCAATTTTTCAACCATAGTGGCGAGCTATTGTTTGTCGGGAAAGCCCGCAAACTACGTCAACGTGTGAAAAAGCATTTTGAAGATTCAGTATCACCATTGAAAAATCACCGTGAAGAAGTTTACCGTATTACGGTTTCTTTCGTTGAAGATCCAATGGAGCGCGAAATTTACGAAACGTATTTAATCAACGCTCATAAAGCTAGATACAACGTAGACAAAGTGTTTTATAAAGACCAAGAATAG
- a CDS encoding SDR family oxidoreductase, whose product MNVLVIGANGQVGRNIVKELAETNHKATAMVRKEEQIDQLKELGATNVVLGDLEKDFSDAFEGIDAVIFAAGSGPKTGADKTLTIDLWGSVKAAQYAQEKGVKRFVQLGSVGSDNPDAGGEAMKPYLVAKRTADDLLKTTNLDYTIVRPGALSDEEKSGKIEVSLDGFSSLEGRSIPRADVAHVLVDVLDRNNTYHKVFEVLQGDQPASDQLNSL is encoded by the coding sequence ATGAACGTATTAGTTATTGGAGCAAACGGTCAAGTCGGCCGCAACATTGTCAAAGAGTTAGCTGAAACAAACCACAAAGCAACGGCAATGGTTCGCAAAGAAGAACAAATAGATCAACTAAAAGAACTCGGTGCTACTAATGTAGTGTTAGGCGATTTGGAAAAAGATTTTAGCGATGCTTTTGAAGGCATAGATGCTGTTATTTTCGCAGCAGGATCTGGCCCCAAAACAGGCGCTGATAAAACATTAACCATTGATTTATGGGGCTCAGTAAAAGCCGCACAATATGCACAAGAAAAAGGTGTAAAACGCTTTGTACAACTAGGATCGGTTGGATCAGACAATCCGGATGCCGGCGGTGAAGCGATGAAGCCGTATCTTGTCGCTAAACGCACAGCGGATGATTTATTGAAAACAACCAATTTAGATTATACAATTGTCCGCCCAGGTGCACTTTCAGATGAAGAAAAGTCTGGCAAAATTGAAGTGTCTCTCGACGGCTTTAGTTCATTAGAAGGCAGATCCATTCCAAGAGCAGATGTGGCACATGTACTAGTCGATGTACTAGATCGTAACAACACTTACCATAAAGTATTTGAAGTGCTTCAAGGCGATCAGCCAGCCAGCGACCAATTAAATTCCTTATAA
- a CDS encoding DUF6509 family protein, whose product MQITDYVFHKINDPTGIMVGDRYEFLLNVEVDEEDELYTEGGLEIRVIIAAEEAGARIAHYNLIDKQTRSALEFGLEDEEEEEILAYCSEKLA is encoded by the coding sequence ATGCAAATTACAGATTACGTGTTTCACAAAATTAATGACCCAACAGGTATCATGGTGGGCGATCGCTATGAATTCTTGTTAAACGTTGAAGTGGATGAAGAAGATGAATTATATACGGAAGGCGGCTTAGAAATACGCGTCATTATCGCTGCAGAAGAAGCTGGAGCCCGTATCGCACATTATAACCTTATCGATAAACAAACAAGAAGTGCGCTTGAATTTGGACTTGAAGACGAGGAAGAAGAAGAAATCCTTGCTTACTGTTCAGAAAAACTAGCGTAA
- a CDS encoding SurA N-terminal domain-containing protein, whose product MIKKMTFAFAPFLLLLTLSACTDKEEGASTEKEEPETTEQSGEPAPAEYTLELPEKEEVVVIINGEEILGKVYNSVARQLETTLAVQGQSVSDEESADLMKEQAMSVLIGNKVILQDAEEKGYIADDETVKERLEELKGQFETEEAMNAALKETGFTIEEMELQLREQLVYEQYVAEEIEVAKVTDDEVQTAYDGFVESSEAEAPPLEEMEPTIRQSLEGQKTQDAVFTQIEKLKKSADIEVKL is encoded by the coding sequence ATGATTAAGAAAATGACATTCGCCTTCGCCCCGTTCTTATTACTACTAACGTTGAGCGCATGCACTGATAAAGAAGAAGGTGCATCGACAGAAAAAGAAGAGCCCGAAACAACTGAACAATCAGGTGAGCCAGCTCCTGCAGAATATACGCTTGAACTGCCAGAAAAAGAAGAGGTTGTTGTCATAATAAATGGAGAAGAAATTTTAGGGAAAGTTTATAATAGCGTGGCACGTCAGCTTGAAACTACATTAGCTGTCCAAGGTCAATCGGTTTCCGACGAAGAAAGTGCAGACCTTATGAAAGAACAAGCTATGTCTGTATTAATTGGCAATAAAGTAATTTTGCAAGATGCAGAAGAAAAAGGCTATATAGCTGACGATGAAACAGTTAAAGAACGCTTGGAAGAGTTGAAAGGTCAATTTGAAACAGAAGAAGCAATGAACGCAGCATTAAAAGAAACCGGCTTTACAATAGAAGAAATGGAATTGCAACTACGCGAACAATTGGTGTATGAACAATACGTTGCAGAAGAAATCGAAGTCGCTAAAGTGACCGACGATGAAGTCCAAACAGCTTATGATGGCTTTGTTGAATCTTCTGAAGCAGAAGCTCCGCCTCTAGAAGAAATGGAACCAACAATCCGTCAGTCTCTAGAAGGACAAAAAACACAAGATGCGGTATTCACCCAAATTGAAAAGCTAAAGAAATCAGCTGACATCGAAGTCAAACTATAA
- the hisC gene encoding histidinol-phosphate transaminase, which yields MTSSSKITARKTLEKIQPYSPGKPIWEVQKELGLDRVVKLASNENPLGPSPKAVAAIQNGLAGLNRYPDADASALKKAIAEKYQVTPKQVITTNGADELITLISEAFLEEGDEVIVPSPSFSEYDFGAHIMGATVVPVKFKEDFEYDVDALISAVTEKTKIIYICTPNNPTGTYIPKSDLDKLVDALDDVLVVIDAAYDHFADAADYTNGVEYVNAGYPVVTLETFSKIYGIAGVRVGFGIAPEAIVQSILKVKEPFNVNTLAQIAATAAIGDAEHVETSQETNKVGRQQLYKAFDELGLTYIESMANFVLVQIGEDGENLYKQLMAKGVIVRHGKIWGLPDYVRVSVGTEEENQFFIDALTSLLVKQA from the coding sequence ATGACAAGCTCAAGCAAAATTACAGCACGTAAAACATTAGAGAAAATCCAGCCGTACTCACCCGGAAAACCAATTTGGGAAGTGCAAAAAGAATTAGGATTGGATCGTGTCGTCAAACTAGCATCTAACGAAAACCCGTTAGGACCTTCTCCTAAAGCAGTGGCCGCCATCCAAAACGGCTTAGCAGGGTTAAACCGTTACCCTGATGCAGATGCTAGCGCATTAAAGAAAGCTATTGCCGAAAAATACCAAGTAACGCCAAAACAAGTAATTACAACAAATGGTGCGGATGAATTGATCACGTTGATTTCTGAAGCCTTTCTAGAAGAGGGGGACGAAGTAATTGTTCCATCTCCATCTTTTAGTGAATACGATTTCGGTGCACATATTATGGGTGCTACAGTTGTACCCGTTAAATTTAAAGAAGACTTTGAGTATGATGTAGACGCATTAATTTCTGCGGTTACGGAAAAAACGAAGATTATCTACATCTGTACGCCGAACAATCCGACGGGTACGTATATCCCGAAATCGGATTTGGATAAATTGGTAGACGCACTTGATGATGTATTAGTAGTGATTGATGCGGCTTACGATCATTTTGCAGATGCAGCAGATTACACAAATGGTGTGGAATACGTGAACGCAGGGTACCCAGTTGTGACATTGGAAACTTTCTCGAAAATTTACGGTATTGCGGGTGTACGCGTTGGTTTTGGTATCGCTCCTGAGGCGATTGTTCAATCGATTTTGAAAGTAAAAGAGCCATTTAACGTCAATACATTAGCACAAATTGCAGCAACCGCAGCTATTGGAGATGCTGAGCATGTAGAAACTTCTCAAGAAACCAATAAAGTAGGACGTCAGCAATTATACAAAGCTTTTGACGAACTGGGATTAACGTATATTGAAAGTATGGCCAATTTTGTGTTAGTACAAATTGGTGAAGATGGTGAAAACCTGTACAAACAATTAATGGCTAAAGGTGTCATTGTTCGCCACGGGAAAATTTGGGGACTGCCTGATTACGTGCGCGTTTCCGTTGGGACAGAAGAAGAAAACCAATTCTTCATCGATGCTTTAACAAGCTTATTAGTTAAACAAGCGTAG